In the genome of Planctomycetota bacterium, the window GCTTCGTGCGGCCTTCCCCGATCCTTGGAAGACCCGTCCGGGCTCGTGTCCGTTGGGAACGACGAACCACGGGACCGGTCCGAACCGCCGGGGAAGCTCTTCCGCTTCGCTCCGACCCACGCAGTGAACCGACGCCGCGCCGCGCACGAGCGGGCGCTCGAAAAGCGCCGTGTAGAGTTTCTTCCACACCCCCCCCTTCTCCATGGCGCGGCGGTTGTACGCCCCGTGCGGCGTCAGAAGGTACGGGCGGCCGGTCGCCGCCAGATGCCGGGCGATCGGATAGAAAAACGGAACGAATCCGCCATGGAAGTGAACGACGGCGTCCGCGCCCAGGCCGTCGAGCGCCTCCCGCAGCCCCGCCGGGAGCGCGAGCGGCATCCCCGGACGCGGGAAGAGCCGCAACGGATACTCGCGCGGCGGCCCGGCGTCCGCTTCCGGCGTCCGGGTCAGGCCCCACACCTCGGCCGGGATGCCCGCCCGCCGCTGATGGGTCGCCAGCGCGTGGACGGCGACGTTTACCCCGTTCATCCGGGCAGGGTTCGCCTTCCCGAGCGCCAGGTGGACGACCTTCATCGCAGCGCCTTCCAAATTCCCGCCGCCAGGGAGGCCGCGGCGGCCGCCTGGGCCAGCGTCAGAGCGACGAGGACGCCCGTCACGCCCCACCGCCCCGCCAGCGGGAACACCGCCGCCGCGCCCGCGGCGCCGGCCAGAAGCGAGCCTCGGAAGCACAGCGCCGTCTCCTCCAGCGTCCGGGCCACGAACCGCAGAAGCGTCCCGGCGAAAACGAGCCCGTAAAGGGCGGCGAACCAGGCCAGCACGTGCCCGTGCGAAGCCAGATCCGGCCCGTACGCCAGCTCCATCCAGAACGAAGGCGCCGCGCCCACCGCCGCCAGATAAAGCACCACTACGCTTCCCACCCGGCGGGCCACCCGGCCCACGTAGCTCAACATGGCCCGGCGTCCCTCGCGGGCCAGGATCGCGGCCGCACGCACGGGCAGGTGGTTCTCGAGCGCCAGGAAGATCACATGCGTGGCTCCCACCAGGTTCTGCGCGGCCCGCACAACCCCCGCCGCGGCCGTCCCCAGCACGGATCCCGCGACCACGAGGAAAAGAGTCCCCGAGAACCACTGTGCCGCCGCCGTCGCCAGCATCCACCTGGAGAACGACCAGTTCTCCCGAAGCGCCGCGGCCGCGTCGCGCCCTCCGCCGACGACGGGCCGCAGGAGCGCCAGCGCCCAGACGGCCGCTCCCCCGAAACTCGCCGCCGTGACCCACAGGACCGCCGCCGGCCGTGCCGCGCCCGCCCCGCCCAGCAGCCCCGCCGCCGCCACCTGACCGCCGTAGGCCAACGCGTCCACGGCCAGCGCGCGAACCGCCCGCGCACGGGCGAAAAGCATCCGACGCGCCCCATCCTGGGCCAGGAACGCCGCGCCGGCCGCCGCCAGAGGAAAGGCCAGCTCCGCGGCGTCCCCGCCCAGAAACCCCGCGGCCGTCCCGAGCGCCACGCCGGCCAGAAGGACGAACCCCAGGTGAACGACGACGTACGCCCCTTCCATCCGCGCGCCCTCCTCGACGGACTTCTTCGGAAGTCGCGTGAGCACCGGCGCGATCACGAGCGCCTGGTGCAGGGCGCTCAGAAAGGTCACCGCCGCCCAGCTCAGAACGAAAACTCCGTACCCCTCCGGCCCGGCGCCTCGCAGGAGGAGGATCGACAGCAAGAAGGCGCACCCGCTGACCAGGGCCTGGTCCGCCAGCGCCGCTCCGAACGCCCACGGAAACGGCGCGCCCCGTGGACAGCGAACCCCCGTCATATCCGCCCCCCCATCCCCGCCGGGCGCACCTCCGTGACCGGCGACGGCCGCGGCGCGGCCCGCTTCGAGGGAGCCTCGCCGTCCAGGAGGCCCAGGTAGCGGGCCGCCACGCGACCCCACGTGTACCGGCGCTCGGCGATCCGCCGGAGCAGCTCGCCCAGGGAGGGCCATGTCCCTCTGCGCTCGGGAGCCAGAAGCTCGCGAAGTTCTTTGGCGTCGCGGAAATAAAGCGCCCGATGTTCCGTCGTCTCGCGGTTGTAGATCACGTCGAACGCGATCACGGGCCGGCCCAGGAACATGGCCTCGACGAGCGAGGGGTTGGTACCTCCCGCCGAATGCCCGTGGACGTACACCGCACAGGAGGACCTCAGCAGATCGACCCGGCGGTCGTACATCGGGTCGAGCAGACGAAGGTGCGGAAACGCGCCGTACCGCCGCCGCAGCGTCCGGCCGTATTCCGTGTCGTTCCAATTTCCCACGGCGACCAGAGGGAGGTCCGCGCGCTCCCGGAAGGCCTCCAGGATCACGTGAAGGTTGTTCTCCGGCTCCACGCGGCACACCGTGCAGGCGTACGGCCCGCCCAGGAAAGGATAGGTCTCGACGTCCTGCGGTGTGGGAGCGACCCGCCGGGCGTGGTCCGCGCCATATTCGATGAGCGCCGCCTTGCGCCCGTAGCGCGCCCGGACATCCGCCCGGATCGCGGCGTTGTCGGCCACAATATGGTCCGCCAGGGCCACCGCCACGCGCTCCGACAGCCACAGAAAGGCACGCGCCACCACGCCCCACTTCCGCCGCGCCCACTCGCGACCGTCGATGTTGACGACCACGCGGGCGCGGCTCAGAAGCCGCACGACGGGCAGCAGCAGCGCCCCCGAGACGCCCAGCAGCAAAAGCACGTCGTGCGTCCACATGGCGTGAAGCATCGAGACCGCGTCGTAGAGCACGCTTTGAATCCCGTTGGCCCGCAGGGGCAGGTACACCAGGCGCGCCCCGCGATAGCGGGCCGGCCGGTCCGGATACCGCCGCGCCTCGCAATACACCGTGAGGTCCGCCCGCGATCCCAGCTCGGTCGCCAGGTTCTGCGCCAGGGTCTCAAAGCCGCCGTACCGCGCGGGAACCCCGACCGAGCCGATCACCGCCACGCGCTTACGCATGCAGCACCTCCACGACGCGGTCCGCCCACGCGGACCGTCCGAACTGCGCCGCCTTGCGGCGGCAGGCGGACGACATCCGGCGGCGCCGCGCCGGGTCGCCGGCCAGTTCCAGAATCACGCGCGCCAGCTCGTCCAGGCGCCGTCCCTCGATCCGATAGCCCTCGACCCCGTCGTCCACGAGCTCCCGCGGCCCGCCGACCGGAGGCACGATGACCGGAACGCCGAAGGCCATCGCCTCGAGGATCGTCAGTCCGAACGTCTCGACCCATTCGTCCGGACGGGAGAGATTCAGCACGAGTCCCGCGCGCGCATAGAAGGGCGCCACGTCCGCGGTGCCCTCGTGCACGCGCAGGTTGGCCGGCCGCGGGCGACGCCGGAGGTAGGCTTCGATCTCCTCACGGGTCCCGTTGAGAACCAGCTCGAACCGGACCCGCGGCTCTCCCGCCAGCCGCTCCGCCAGGGCCAGGAATTCGGGGACACCCTTGTAGTCCCGCGGGGAAGCGACCATGAGGACGTTGAGGGGCTCGCCCGCGGGGCGCTCGCCCCCGGGGCGCCGCGCCGCCGCCTCGAGCTCCTCCGGAAGGCAATTCGGAACCAGAACGCAGGGGACGCCCGGCAGCCGCTCCTCCTCCAGCAGGTAGCGGGACACGAAGACGGCCGCGGAAGCCGTGCGGGCCGCCACGAAACGGAGCCCCCTCTTGAGAAGGCGGGGCCGCAGCGAGGTCTCGTGCACATAGTAGACCACGCGCTTGCCGAGGAGCCGGGCCGCCATCGCCGCCCCGAACGGCAGAAGCGTGTTCACGCAGACGGTTACGTCCTCCCGCCGGTAACGCCAAAGCGCCGCGAAGAGCGCCGCCTGGCTCAGGAGATAGGCCGTCAGCGTCGTCCAGAGGCCGCCGCCCCGGCGATAGGGAAACGTCCGCACGGGAACGCCCGCGTCGCTCAGGAACCCCCGCCCGCCCCGGTTCGTCAGGACCTCCACCGGGACGCCGCGGCGGCTCAGCTCGCGCACGACGCCGGCCAGAACGCGCGCGCTGCCGCTGAAATCGTTCAGGAGATGCACGCAGACCACCTTGCGCATGGCTCCATCACGCTCCGATAGATCTCGTCGAGTCGCGCGCCCTTGACGCGCCAGTCGAAAGCCTCCTCGAACCGGCGGCGCGCCGCCTCGGACATCCGACATCGAAGGTCCGGACTCCGGTAGAGCCTCACCAGGTGCGCCGCGAACGCCTCGACGGCACGGTCGTAGCCCGCGTACGGGACCCGGAGCCCGGCGGAGTCGTCCACCAGCTCGCCCGGACCGGCGTTGTCGAAGCAGAGGACGGGCCGCCCGTGGGACAGAGCCTCCGCCACGACCATGCCGGCGCCTTCGTGAGAGGGAAAAAGGAAAACCGACGCGCGACGGTAGAAATCCGGCAGGAGCGACCGCTTCACCCAGGGGACAAACTCGACGCGGCGCTCCACGCCGAGCCCGGCGGCAAGCCGACGCAGGAGAGGCTCCGCGGGACCGCGCCCCACGA includes:
- a CDS encoding glycosyltransferase family 4 protein; amino-acid sequence: MKVVHLALGKANPARMNGVNVAVHALATHQRRAGIPAEVWGLTRTPEADAGPPREYPLRLFPRPGMPLALPAGLREALDGLGADAVVHFHGGFVPFFYPIARHLAATGRPYLLTPHGAYNRRAMEKGGVWKKLYTALFERPLVRGAASVHCVGRSEAEELPRRFGPVPWFVVPNGHEPGRVFQGSGKAARSGRPLLGYCGRIDMRAKGLDVMAKAFAAYRAGGGTGTLWIIGDGPDLPRLKRALGDGDAAVFWGARFGEEKERLLAELDAFVYPSRHEGFPMGVLEAAALGCCLIVSQETNAGEYVRRHGAGFVLREGSAEELRAAFWELEAAGRRGGWAAFGAAARRMIEEDLNWSRVVRDLVPHYREALERWTAGRGA
- a CDS encoding DUF1972 domain-containing protein, producing the protein MRKRVAVIGSVGVPARYGGFETLAQNLATELGSRADLTVYCEARRYPDRPARYRGARLVYLPLRANGIQSVLYDAVSMLHAMWTHDVLLLLGVSGALLLPVVRLLSRARVVVNIDGREWARRKWGVVARAFLWLSERVAVALADHIVADNAAIRADVRARYGRKAALIEYGADHARRVAPTPQDVETYPFLGGPYACTVCRVEPENNLHVILEAFRERADLPLVAVGNWNDTEYGRTLRRRYGAFPHLRLLDPMYDRRVDLLRSSCAVYVHGHSAGGTNPSLVEAMFLGRPVIAFDVIYNRETTEHRALYFRDAKELRELLAPERRGTWPSLGELLRRIAERRYTWGRVAARYLGLLDGEAPSKRAAPRPSPVTEVRPAGMGGRI
- a CDS encoding glycosyltransferase family 4 protein, whose translation is MRKVVCVHLLNDFSGSARVLAGVVRELSRRGVPVEVLTNRGGRGFLSDAGVPVRTFPYRRGGGLWTTLTAYLLSQAALFAALWRYRREDVTVCVNTLLPFGAAMAARLLGKRVVYYVHETSLRPRLLKRGLRFVAARTASAAVFVSRYLLEEERLPGVPCVLVPNCLPEELEAAARRPGGERPAGEPLNVLMVASPRDYKGVPEFLALAERLAGEPRVRFELVLNGTREEIEAYLRRRPRPANLRVHEGTADVAPFYARAGLVLNLSRPDEWVETFGLTILEAMAFGVPVIVPPVGGPRELVDDGVEGYRIEGRRLDELARVILELAGDPARRRRMSSACRRKAAQFGRSAWADRVVEVLHA